One Candidatus Lernaella stagnicola DNA window includes the following coding sequences:
- a CDS encoding MerR family transcriptional regulator: MRISDPEKGLFPIGTVADIIGVSQKKLRVYETNGLVLPARSEGNRRLYSKRDVERLTLVHYLVSVRRVNLAGAKVVLEMLDIMPARMRRLFIVSIESEIASMTAADRQAFEARTPSGRHDAEAPQILNIQRSKTNECE; encoded by the coding sequence ATGCGGATTTCTGATCCCGAAAAGGGGTTGTTTCCGATTGGTACGGTTGCCGATATTATCGGTGTTTCGCAAAAGAAATTGAGGGTTTACGAAACGAATGGGCTTGTGCTTCCGGCCCGTTCGGAGGGCAATCGGCGCCTTTATTCGAAGCGAGATGTGGAGCGATTGACCCTGGTACATTATTTGGTCTCGGTGCGTCGCGTGAACTTGGCCGGCGCGAAAGTCGTTCTGGAAATGCTGGACATCATGCCCGCCAGAATGCGTCGCCTGTTTATCGTCTCCATCGAATCCGAGATCGCGTCGATGACAGCGGCCGACCGCCAAGCATTTGAGGCGCGCACCCCGAGCGGCCGGCATGATGCAGAGGCCCCTCAAATATTAAATATCCAAAGGAGCAAAACAAATGAGTGCGAGTAA